A window of Pseudomonas denitrificans (nom. rej.) genomic DNA:
ACCGAACTGGATGGGCGTCAGCCAGGGCGCCCTGGACACCGCCCGCAAGGTCGCCGAGCGCGGCTACGTGGTGCTGGTGGCCGACCTCTACGGCAAGGATGTACGTCCCAACGGCCCGGACCAGGCTCTCGCCGCCATGATGCCGCTGAAGAACGACCGCTCGCTGCTGCGCCAACGCATGCAGGGCTCGCTCAAGGCGCTGCTGGAGCAGGCCGGCAAGGCGCCGCTGGACACCGCGAAGCTGGCCACCTTCGGCTTCTGCTTCGGCGGCTGCTGCTCCCTGGAACTGGCCCGCGATGGCGCTCCGGTGGCCGCCGCCGTTTCCTTCCACGGCACCCTGGACACGCCGAACCCGGCGGACGCGAAGAACATCAAGGGCGCGGTGCTGGTCCTCGACGGCGCCATCGACCCGCTGGTGCCGCGCGAGCAGCTGGGCGAGTTCGCCAGGGAAATGACCGCCGCCAATGTCGACTGGGCCTTGACCAGCTACGGCGGCGCCGCGCACTCCTTCACCGACCCGCACGCGCAGGTGCCGGGCAAGATGCAGTACGACGCCAAGGTGGCGCGTCGCGCCTTCGCTGCGATGTTCGACCTGCTGGACGAACGCTTCGGCGCCTGACCGGGTCGGGGGAGGGCAGCGAGCCGCTCCCCGTGCCGGATTCAACGCAGCTTGGCCACCTTGAACTCCAGGTCCGGCCAGGCTGGCAGGCCGGCGAAGTCCTCCCGCAGATAGCGCGCCAGCGCGATGATCTGCTCATTGTTCAGGCTGTTGCGGAAGGCCGGCATGTAGCCCAGCTCCGGCCGTGCCGGGTGGCCGATGCCGTCCAGGATCACCCGCAGCAGATTGTCCGGCGTGGCCGCATGCAGGTTGTTGCTCACCGCCAGCGATGGCCGCACGCCATTGAGCTTCGGGCTGTCGCCGTCATGGTGGCAGGCCATGCAGGCGCCATTGAATATCCGACCACCGCTGCCACTGACGGGCTGCAGCGTGCCGTAGGTGCGCTGCTCCAGTTCGACGGCCCGTTGCTCCGGTGAGAAGTCGCCGGTTTGCTCCGGGAGGAAGGTCGCAAGATAGCGCGCCATGGCTTGCAAGTCGGCGTCCGGTTGCTGCGTGAGCCCGGCGGCTACCGGCGCCATCGGGCCGGCGGCGGCTCCGTGGTAGCGCGAGAAACCGTTGCGCAGGTAGTCGTACAGCGTCGCCTGGGTCCACGGGATGGCGGGTTTGCTGCCACCGTTGAGCGGCGGAACCTGCCAGCCGTCCACCGTTGCGCCGGCGAAGCGATCCTTGCCGGTGCGCTCGGCGCCCAGCGCGTTGCGTGGCGTGTGACAGGCGCTGCAATGACCCAGCCCTTCCACCAGATAGGCGCCACGATTCCACGCGGCATCGCGATGCGGCTGCGGCTGGAAGACGCCCTTGTCGAAGAACAGGAAGTTCCAGCCCGCCATGATCCGGCGCTGGTTGTAGGGGAAGGGCAGGCGGTCGTCCGGCGTATCCGCTACGGCGGCCGGGCGGGTCATCAGGTAGGCGTACAGGTCGCGCAGGTCTTCGTCTCCGACACGGGTGAACGCGGTATAGGGGAAGGCCGGGTAGAGGTAGTCACCCTCGCGCGAAATGCCTTCGCGCATCGCCCGCTTGAAGGCTTCGAAGGACCAGACGCCGATACCGGTCTCGCGATCCGGAGTGAGGTTGGAGGTGTAGAGCGTGCCGAAGGGCGTCACCATGGCGCGACCGCCGGTCAGTGGCGCGCCGCCGTCACGGGTGTGGCACACCGCGCAGTCGCCGAGGGCAGCCAGCTGCTGCCCGCGGGCGATGGCTTCGGCGCTGAAGCTTTGGGCAGCCGGCGGGTCGATCGGAGCGATGCTCGGTTTCCCGGTGGCGATCACTCCCGTCACGACGAGTGCGGCCAGCCCGCCGATAATGGCCAGAGAGGTCTTGTTCATGACGCTTGTTTCTCCTGCAGCGCGGCGCGAACCCGCTCGGGCGTGAACGGTGGACGGGTGAAACGCACGCCGGTGGCGTCGTACAGGGCATTGGCGATGGCTGCGGCGCTGGGTACCGAGGTGGACTCGCCGGCCCCCAGCGGCGGGGTGCCGGGGCGGTCGAGCAGGAGCGCGGTGATCTTCGGCACCTGCGGGAACCCGAGGATCGGATAGCCGCCCCATTCCAGGCTGGTGACCCCGCTGCGGTCGAACGTCGAGTACTCCATCAGTGCCCGGCTGGTCGCCTGGATCACGTTGCCGTGGACCTGATGGCGCACGCCGTCGGGGTTGACCATCTGCCCGCAGTCCTGCGCGACGTGGACGTCGGTTACGCGGACGGCGCCAGTGTGCGGTTCGACCTCGACGTCGACGATCCAGGCGGCCCAGGCCGAACCGAACCCCGGGAAGTCGCTGTGGAAGTACCGCGCATAGGCGAAGCCGCGGCCGACCAGCAGATTGCCCTGGCGCGCCTGCGGATTGGGTGAGGCGCGCGGCTTCCAGTGGGCGGACGCGGCCAGTGCCCTGATCAACGTGACCGCGCGCTCATCGTGCAGGTAGCGCAGGCGGAACTCGATGGGGTCGGCGCCGGCCATCTGTGCCAGTTCGTCGATATAGGACTCGTGAGCGAAGACGTTGGGCAATGCCGACACCCCGCGCATCCACGACGCCCGGACAATGGGCGCGGCGTCGTTGCAGACCACGCGCATGTGCGGGTAGGCGTACTGCGGCACGGCGGTGCGGTCGCCCATCCGCGTCACCTGGGGCTTGGCGTCCACCTTCGAGGTGAGCAGCAGCGCGAGGTTGATGCCGTTGTTGGAGGGGTAGCAGGTGGCGAAGTCGTAGGCGGCCACGTTGCCGTCCTTGTCCAGCCCGCCACGGACTTCGATCAGCTGCGCCGAGCCCTTGGGTTCCCAGCCGTGTTCCTGTTCGCGCATCAATTGCACCCGCACCGGGCGGCCGACAGCCAGGGCGAGCAGGGCGGCGTCGGCGGACACGTCATCGGCGCAGTTGCGCCCGTAGCAGCCGGAGGCTTCCATCCTGATGACTTCGACCTGCTCGGGTTGCATGCCCAGCAGCGTTATCAGGTCGGCGCGCAGGTCGTGGGGATTCTGGCTGCCGGACCAGACCTTCATCACGCCGTCCTCGAGGTTTGCCAACGCACAGGACGGGCCGATGGAAGCATGCTGCTGGTAGGGCCAGACGTAGGTGCGCTGCAGCGGACGGTCGACCTGCCTGAGAACGGCATCCATCTGCGCGTCGTCCTGCAGCATGCGTGGCTGCTTGGGGTGCTCGCGGAGGGTCTTTTCCAGGTCGTCGAGGCCCAGCGGCGGCAGGTCGCTCCAGCTTTTCCAGCGGACCTTCAGCGCCCGAGCGATGCGGATTGCCTGCTCTTCGCGCTCGGCCACCACGCCGATGAAGTCCCCGATCACCACCAGGCGGACGAAGCCGGGCAACCGGGCCACGGATTGCTCATCGACTTCCAGCCGGCTCCGGCCCAGGGGCGCGTTGACGTCAGCCCCGGTGTAGGGCGGGCGCACCACGCGGCCGTGGAGCATTCCCGGCAGGCGCATGTCGTGCACGTAGGTCAGCCCCCGGTGACCTTGGCCGGGATATCCAGGCGCGGTACCGAATGGCCGACCACCCGGTATTCGCTGTGTGCTTTGAGCGGCGCGCTGGCGTCGATCTTCAGCTCGAAGCGCTGTCCTTGCAGCAGCTCGCCATAGCCGATACGGCGCGCCGGTTTGCGTTTGACGAAGATGGCGCCGTCAGCGCAGTCGAGCTGCCGGATGTCGGTCCTCAGGACCTGTGCCGCGCGTTGCATCAGGAATTCCCGTGCTTCGGCCGCCGCGCGCCGCAGGGGAATGGCGCTGACCTGGATGCTCGAGCTGGCGATGGTCGGCCCCTGGTCGGGGGTGTAGCGCGTATCGCCCAGCAGCAGGGTCACCTGATGGATATCGACATTCAGCTCCTCCGCGACGATCTGGCTCAGGGCGGTGCGGATGCCGGTGCCCAGATCGACATGGCCGCAGGCCGCGGTGATGGTGCCGTTGGCGGCGATGGCGATGAAACTGTCGACCTGATCGAGCGGCAGCGTGGCGTCAGTGCCCTGTGCGAGCGACAGGCGTGGCAGCTGGACGCTGACCAGCAGCACGCCGCCGGCCTTGAGGAAGTTGCGGCGGCTGAGCAGGGTCATGCGGGGCTCCCCTGTCCGTCGTCACCGCTGCGGCCGGCGGCCCTTCTCACGGCGTTGAGGATTTCAATATGGGTACCGCAGCGGCACAGGTTGTAGGCCAGTTCCTGGCGAATCTCGTCGTCGCTGGGCTTGGGGTTGCGCGCGAGCAGCGCGGCGCTGGTCATGACCATGCCGTTGGTGCAGTAGCCGCACTGCGCGGCCTGCTCGTCGATGAAGGCCTGCTGCACCGGATGCGGGGCCTCCAGCGTGCCGAGGCCTTCCAGGGTAGTGACCTGGCGCCCCAGGGCGGCAGAGACCGGCGTGATGCAGGAGCGGGTGGCGACGCCATCGAGGTGGACTGTGCAGGCGCCGCACTCGCCCAGGCCGCAGCCGAACTTGGGGCCGTTGAGCTGCAGGTCGTTGCGCAGGACGTACAGCAGGGGCGTATCGGCTGCCACGGCGAGCTGTCGGGGCTGGCCGTTGACGACCAGCGAGAGGGGATCAGCCATGGGGTGGGCTCCTTCCTGAGAGTGTCGTGCCCGACACCTGGCGTCGGCCGGGCATAGGGAAAAGGAAGGAAGTCTTCGGGAGCAGCCTGACGCCAGCTAGAGCGCGCAGGCCGAAAGGGCTGTAGGAATCAGGTGATAGGGGCGCAGGTACTGCGCCCCGTCAGGGATCAGCG
This region includes:
- a CDS encoding dienelactone hydrolase family protein, whose protein sequence is MSQISVQPVAYSVDGQAFEGQLVFDASSTAPRPGLLMAPNWMGVSQGALDTARKVAERGYVVLVADLYGKDVRPNGPDQALAAMMPLKNDRSLLRQRMQGSLKALLEQAGKAPLDTAKLATFGFCFGGCCSLELARDGAPVAAAVSFHGTLDTPNPADAKNIKGAVLVLDGAIDPLVPREQLGEFAREMTAANVDWALTSYGGAAHSFTDPHAQVPGKMQYDAKVARRAFAAMFDLLDERFGA
- a CDS encoding cytochrome c — encoded protein: MNKTSLAIIGGLAALVVTGVIATGKPSIAPIDPPAAQSFSAEAIARGQQLAALGDCAVCHTRDGGAPLTGGRAMVTPFGTLYTSNLTPDRETGIGVWSFEAFKRAMREGISREGDYLYPAFPYTAFTRVGDEDLRDLYAYLMTRPAAVADTPDDRLPFPYNQRRIMAGWNFLFFDKGVFQPQPHRDAAWNRGAYLVEGLGHCSACHTPRNALGAERTGKDRFAGATVDGWQVPPLNGGSKPAIPWTQATLYDYLRNGFSRYHGAAAGPMAPVAAGLTQQPDADLQAMARYLATFLPEQTGDFSPEQRAVELEQRTYGTLQPVSGSGGRIFNGACMACHHDGDSPKLNGVRPSLAVSNNLHAATPDNLLRVILDGIGHPARPELGYMPAFRNSLNNEQIIALARYLREDFAGLPAWPDLEFKVAKLR
- a CDS encoding (2Fe-2S)-binding protein, with the translated sequence MADPLSLVVNGQPRQLAVAADTPLLYVLRNDLQLNGPKFGCGLGECGACTVHLDGVATRSCITPVSAALGRQVTTLEGLGTLEAPHPVQQAFIDEQAAQCGYCTNGMVMTSAALLARNPKPSDDEIRQELAYNLCRCGTHIEILNAVRRAAGRSGDDGQGSPA